The nucleotide window acatttcGGCAGGTCACCGCAGGACAAGCACTGGTGTGCGATAACTGATAACATTAGAAACGACCGCCTTCCATTTCGGCGAGCTAGTTCCAGGGTCTTGGCTCACCGGCATGACTTACTGGGCCGCGCAATGGCACAGAGCCATCGCTAACagggtttttcctttttcacctgTGCCCGTTCCTGCTATGACACGTCAACATGTGGACCGTTTTCACACTGGAGGTGTTCTTGTCATGGTACGCAAAGCACAGGTGAGCAGGTGTGCCAGTAAAGCGTGTCAGTGCGCCAGCATGCAGTGCACTGGCGCCTGGAGTTCACTCATGACTGATGTTACCAGTTACGCCTGTGGTTGACAAGTCAAGTAGTGCGTGAAAGGTCAAATGCTGGAGCCAAAGTtatacttttttgtcttttgttctgTCACAGGCTTTAGTTTGGCAGCTGTTTCCAAAATTCCTGATCCAGTATTTAATCTCGATCCAACAGTATTTAACCACTTTTCGGTGCCATTatcacacttttttttgcatgtgcatgtgtgttcatcCTCAGATGAGACCAAAAGCTTATATAATgctcatattttaaaatgctgttaatgTGCCACCCTGAGGACAGATCCTGAGGGTTGAGACACAGTTTGGCAGTtagtttgtagtttgttttaGTTATCTTTCATTCAGTGACTGTGTGCCTActttaattttcccttttttttggtatatGTCATAATGGCTGTAAGACATCTTTGCCTACTGCGTTACCTTGAAAACTCGGTTATAAAAGAGTGAGTGCCAGGCTACTAAAGATGACACATGCTCATTAAAGCTATTCAACCTAGTGTCTCATTAGGTGCCTATACACAGAATGCCAGAAACACATATATCCTGAATATGCAGAAAagagtacagaaaaaaaatgtctgtcacaaGTTCCAAGAACCCATGGTgacctcttttatttttttttttttagaaatcatAATCCAATTATACTgagtttattatcatatatcaacattttcttttggctgactaattgattaattgactaatcatctCAGCGCTAATCTTAAATAAAGAACACAGATTCATAAGAATTTGGGATATGTATTGAAAAGACTAAacccaaataacaaaaaattataaataccTTGAAATACAAACAAAGCAAGACACAGTATCTTTAATTGAAGCCCACGCTCAAACACGGTAGGCCTAACAAAGATGGTATTATTCGCATTGCTTTACATTGTAACATGTTTGTATCTCCTCATGTAAACCCTGCATGTGCATTTATCCAGAGGGCTGTTGCAGCTCTTGACAATGAGGAGACAAAGACGCAAATCCAGAGGCATGGGCACAGAGGGATTCTCACGATGGATCATGAGTCTAAAATGGAGACTGTCACCACACTGAAAGCAGCCTACGTTCCTCCAAAGAGTCCAGGGGTTAGGCTGCAGGGTATGTGTCTTTGTCAATCACCGGCCATGGAAAGAAACTATTTCATTTCACGCAATTTGAACTCATGTAGAGACTAGAAATGGATTTCACAAGAGTTGAAAAGATTTTATTCAGGCGGAGGTGTCTAATAAAGTACCAGATTTACAGCATTCACATAGAAACCGATGGCTGCtgtgacctttttttatttgttttttttattttacctttcaaTTAAATTCTTTTTTAGATGATTTGCTATGCATGTTCATCTCTTCTTTTATATTTCCATGGTTCAGGCATCAGAGGCGagctttttgaaaaacatatcACCCAGATGATAAGGTAAATCAACTTTAAAACAAGTCTTTTTGATGCTAAAATAAATTACTGTTGGAAGTTGATTGTTTATGGAAATGGAGAATACTGCCTTACCATGTCTTGAGCGGAACATTTTGGAGCAAAGTGATGTAATATTTACACGTCTGGGTTTGTTTTACCATTCAATCACAGCTGTAATACcatttaaatcagattttatgaTGTTATTTTAAGTGGAGGCCAGTCTTCCTAAGGGGGTTTATAGAATCTATCCCCACAGATGTGGTTATTAACATCCCGCACTAGTTAAATGCTCATAAAGACTACAAATCATCCTGCCTTCGATGAAATCTGTTCGTCCAGTAGTAGACAGTGTCTCATCACTCAGTCTTAAGCCATACACTAAATTTCCTGGACTTCAAAGTACACACCGATGCTGCTAGAATCATACCGGGTTCCTGTCAAGCAGAGAGCTCAGGGGGTTCTTCTAGGCTGATCGGTTCTTAGGTTAAACACAATGCCactttgaatgaatgaattaacgGAGTCAGCCAGATGAAAGGTTTGTGGAGAggaagggttttgttttttcatggcTTAAAAATCACATCACTCTCTTAtgacacacaaacttgtactcCAAGGTACTATATGTTTATTTACCTAATCATTCATCATGACACTTacaaaaaacttaaatgtaCTGGACCATGAAGATAGAGATTGTTATCTTCCTGTTTTCACAGGGGCAAGGTTCATGCTGAACTGAACCCGCCACCTCCCAAAACTGACTTGTGCTCCACAACCCAGAGGGATTTCTGTGTTGAGGGATTTGTGCCTCTTACCCCTGAAACAACACAagtacgtgtatgtatgtgctgtATACAGCATACtgtgttctgtatgtgtgtgaccaAGTACGTTAGTTAATAGTGAGGAGATCAAATCTCCTCTgttaaatctaaaaaatatgTTGGTTATGGTTGTAAGTGCCTAAAATGCAGATTCAGTATTGCTCTGTTTCAAATTAGTAGCCTATTATAAACAAGAGAGTTTAGGACAGAATAGAACACTAAAAGACTAAAATCAACTTTATTTGCAGTGGGATCAGGCATTTTTCCCTCCGGCCTTGAATCCATAATATAATATTGCCATCAGGTTCCATATGTCTGTTAGATTCCTTCATGTCAAAAGCAGAATAATGGTGAAACAGGTTGCTGATCGTGTTAAGttctgaaatgattagttgttTTTCCACAGACTGCTCTGATGGTAGATATTTGGATTTGCAGGAAAAGAACGGGAGTAACTAACAACACTGATGATTGCACCATTACATTTAGTTATGTCAGTAACAATACCAGAGGCCTTTTTCCATGAAGCAGGCTCAGCTTAGTCCGGCTCTGTTTGAACTACAAGGCTTCATGAAGCTTGAGATGGGTCACCCTGGATAGCTGGTATAAAGACGGTGGTTATCAGCTGTGTGTcgtttttaagtaaaaatgctcaaaatttTTCTGGTTGCAACTTTTTAAATGTGgtgataatcttttttttcactgtgtcgGTTCAGTGTATATTGCATCATTTGGGGTTTTTGGTTGGACTAAAAGTCGTTTGAAGATCTCACTTTGAACACTTGGAACTTCTGACAGGCatgtgtcatgtttttcatttcatagataatcatttaatcaaacaAATCTAGGTCAAAGCCTAGTATGTGGttggaccaccctttatctaTTTGCTTCCCTCCTATTGTGCTCACATATATAGTATTTTAATAAAgacgaattcccaataaagctgttctcatttacatatttttctgtttctgttgtcagacaatgaaacaagtatgaaatagtgactgaaacgtggcccattaagacgacatattaaccagcagtcacttcgAAGCCATTTCCAAGCCTCTGCTCTGAattgctaaaatcctgatattataaccacgacgtcatCTGAAAAAATCACCATAccacataagttaaagacaaaggctgtgctgtgatttcgaTGGagagtagctaaggtttgtccagaattttgctagatttgtcactaggtgcttttgtggaaaaaagtcaagaaaagctgtgaaaagtcggtaaatctagtgacaaaggtgctaagttggcaacactgcctgtgaaCGCCTCCCtaatgatgcaatagaaactatctgcgccaattcattttaaaagagcaatgGCAAATAGTGTTACTTCACACTTAGTTACgcagcattcagctgaccaatggtgtaactttatcactcactcactcactcagtcaatcacagacatttgcatttacatgGGAAAAGCGGCAGATTAACTGTTAGACTTTATGTTCTTAATGATCCTTCACTCCATGGTGTGTTCTTGTCACACTTTCAGGTTCATGATTATAAAACTGACCAGGCAGTTACATTTTGGAGTGAAAACTACCAGCGGATACAGGTGTGTCCAATAGTTccactgttgctgttgtcatgtatttttatttgggtTACCACTAAAAccacatttaataatttttgttccttttaaGTGATTCATTTATGgaataaagtaaatatatgaTTTATATCAGAGTAATTTTTATCTCTGTTGCTTTGTGGTCTGTGTGTCCTCATTACCTGAGCaagtttgctgcttttttttcttttctttttttgttttaaagctctTTCCCCACGattccctctctgctctgtgcaAAATgccctttatttttttgtgtcagatTCTTCAGTCTTTAGCTCACTTACTGAACACACAGCATGTATAATAAGATTCAGCAAGTGATTGATTATGGTTTAACATTATTCCcgtgttgttttgtgtcacaGGGTGTGACCGCCGTACAGACCCTGAAAGCACCTTTCAGGAAGTCAGCGCTTTTCAGCACACCTATCGGTGAGCGGCTGGATGAAATCGAGCCCCCACCTGACAACTGAGATAGCGTGTCAGAGCATCGCTTTACATCACTTCATTACCAATTAGTAGTAAAGTGGTAATCCAATGTAAAGGTTATTGTTATCCTCAGTGACGGTGAGACCTCTGATGGTTAGCTGCCATTGTCAAAGCTGAAAACAAGCACAATTTTCTGTAGAGGAGTTAACAGTTAAGTCAATGGAAAGGCAACATTCAGCCTGAGATATCTACACCACATAgagatgtttatttaaaatgggACGGTTTAGTGACAATGTTATTGCctggaaaaacacataaatcaaTAGGAGACACAACATTGTTGAGTTACAGCGTTTCACCTGTCAGACTACAATGAGTGACCGCAATCATAAACGTAATAATGTTATGACGGATAAGAAGTTGTGGTTAGAATTTTATAGAAACTGGTAAGATTTACATTTAAGAACTATGAAATTGCATTTCACAAAATACCACAATATGGCCGGTTTTACAACATGACAATAAGGTCTGATAGATAGTGTAGTGTGAAAATTTACACATAGGGGTCCAGGGTATACCTCGCCTCTCAAGTTGAACGttagatttttctttcagaGTAAGAGCAAATATACTACTTTGTTTTGCTGCACTGTTGCATTGTTTCGTCATGCTGCCTGTGCTTGACCAGAGAGCTTGGTTTGTTTACAGACTCCATTCATCTCTTTCTATCATTTCTCTGTTGCAACCTCCAATTAATGCAATCGAATGGTGAAACAAAGAGCCAAACTTTCCTCCTACACTGGTCAAATATCTCGCTATTTTCCTTGAGCAAAATAACAAGTAAACCTATCAGGGCTCAGAAAATAGCAGAGAGATTGCCTCTCCACCTTTACAAAGACGTGTTCTCACAGGCCCACAGTATGCAGGTGTGAAACACAATACATTGTTGGGAATCGCACAGTGTATGCTACAGATGCACGTGTTCTGTCAATCAGAGGACAATTCCAGGCGCTGCTGATCCTTTCTGAGCTTTCAGCAGGGATTAGTAGGCGGTAGCTATGGCGACAAGTaattttagctttatttatgCAGCTCTTCTCTCCAAACATTTCATTATCTCATGGGATGATACAGGAAAACCAATTTGCCTCTGAAACACAAGGCATTGTACTTAACATTTCAAATGGGATtgagcaattttcatttttgttaacCCTCTTTAATTTCAGTTGTGTCTCTTGGTTGTGTTTATCTGAGTAtcgttttagtcttttttttttttttggaaaaaacatcagCCCTAAAACAAGATGTCAAGGGCTTccaattttctgaaaaatgatcACCCTTTGATCTTTGTAAATACACTTAAAGCTGTCGTGAAATCTggtatttccagaatcctcaaGATCCCCCTAACCATCTggactaaaaaataaataaattctgtcCACAGCAAGTTTTCTAATCCAAACAAAGATGGTGAGCAGAATTGACATATGTTCTTGCTCAGTTTGCACTTTGTGAACCAAAATCAAAAGATTATATTATATAGTCTATATTAATGTTGCTTTTCATTATTTGATATTTCTTATACACAATagtgaatttgtatttttcttgtgttttaaaaaatgagcaaggaaatattacatttatatcTACCATACGTTAGAATGAGAATCAGAGTTGCCACTTGGCAAAACcagttaaaaatattttctattgtGCAGCAGATGGTTAGAAGAGTCTTTGAGGCTTCTGGAAATACCTTCAAAACATTTTACCAGAGATCTATCTTTCAGAAAAGTGGATACTTAGCTCCATGACTTGAATGCAATGGTGAGACACGAACTGGGTCTTGGTCCTAACAACAGCTGTATAGAGTCGAGTTAAGTAGAGTTACAGAGTGTAATCACACAACTgatgaatacaaaaaaatacagccgTGAATAAATCCGCaacaatacatacacaaaatacacacatggcCTAGAGGTCTAATAGAAAACCTCGTATTTTGGGCGTCCTAGTGGCCTAAGGTCTGCTGATCATGAAATCGAAAAGTCCCCAGTTTGTTCCATGTCATTCCCTCAGTCTGTCTCCCCTCATTTACTGTAACACCTCTATTGTCTACAATCTAATGAAGATGAAAGTAcctcaaataaaacaaacaaacccctcgttttcatctgttcatttatttgtttttaatcttgcACTGACTCAAGAGTCATGAAATCATCATACAGTTTAAGATATTTTAGTGATTTCAAGTGATTTTGAGAATTATTTCCTCCGCCGAGGAGATCGTGAAATCACCCACACAAAcagtactgaaccgatttgcaccgaacttggtggagggatggggcatgggccagggaagaacctgTTAAAGTTTgggggcagatccggatcatttgctatgaatttcagtgtttttctctgtagtctggtgtattttgtttgactctggccttggcggaggtctgctCTCTACTGAGTGCCCTTCTACTTTGGCTtatgcacttttttttgcagtcagtACAGCTGGAGGCTTTGTACTTCAAGGTCTGGGCTgtatgaaaagacagaaaataacacaTGACACGATGACAGACAGCCTGGTCATTTGAGAGAAGCCAGCAGGTCAGCGTTTGGTTCAGCAGAGACCTTCACTCTGTTGGCTGTTGCTCTAAAGGGCGCCGGCTGCGCGTCACTGTGAGAAAGTTGGAGGTAATTACAGCCGTGCAGGAGGGGAAGATGTTCTCCCGCAGAGATGAAaacgcacacaggcacacacataacCATGCACAGTACCCATGCCCCCATTCCACACACTGATAATGAGCGTCTAATGAGCAGTGATGTCATTACAACAACCACACAGCTGCCTGCTACTGACTTCCTTTTCTCCAC belongs to Xiphias gladius isolate SHS-SW01 ecotype Sanya breed wild chromosome 20, ASM1685928v1, whole genome shotgun sequence and includes:
- the spag8 gene encoding sperm associated antigen 8 isoform X1 codes for the protein MTRQHVDRFHTGGVLVMVRKAQRAVAALDNEETKTQIQRHGHRGILTMDHESKMETVTTLKAAYVPPKSPGVRLQGIRGELFEKHITQMIRGKVHAELNPPPPKTDLCSTTQRDFCVEGFVPLTPETTQVHDYKTDQAVTFWSENYQRIQGVTAVQTLKAPFRKSALFSTPIGERLDEIEPPPDN
- the spag8 gene encoding sperm associated antigen 8 isoform X2, which codes for MTGQKAGKCLLDNWAEERAVAALDNEETKTQIQRHGHRGILTMDHESKMETVTTLKAAYVPPKSPGVRLQGIRGELFEKHITQMIRGKVHAELNPPPPKTDLCSTTQRDFCVEGFVPLTPETTQVHDYKTDQAVTFWSENYQRIQGVTAVQTLKAPFRKSALFSTPIGERLDEIEPPPDN